The following are encoded together in the Anguilla rostrata isolate EN2019 chromosome 19, ASM1855537v3, whole genome shotgun sequence genome:
- the cd36 gene encoding platelet glycoprotein 4, producing MGCCSARCGLIAGAVLGALIAVLGGILIPVGDSIIRENVVKEAVIENGSTAYENWVSAGAPVYRQFWLFDVQNPSEVVELGAKPVVAQRGPYTYRTRYLPKVNITAFDNDTISFVLPAGAIFEPALSVGPEEDTITALNLAVAGAYSLVPKDVHFLLNLVIKKHNASLFQKKTVKELMWGYFDPISNSTVGLFYPYNGTYDGPYNVFTGKDDIGKVAMIDRWRGERQLNFWNDTYCNMINGTDASAFPPFLDKKPLYFFTSDICRSVAADFQRSVVLKGIELYRYTLNPRTLASPAINPDNHCYCGDPEVTRNCTLAGVLDISSCTGGMPVYISLAHFLYGSEYLTQDVLGLNPVEEEHFTFLDVEPITGMTMRFAKRLQVNMMYGPSKTIDVLKQVKDYTIFPLLWLNETAALDDATADMFKGALTSRVEMLEAVQVALLSVGTVAFVLCAVAACVVHRKSRSKLV from the exons ATGGGGTGCTGCAGCGCTAGGTGCGGGCTGATCGCGGGGGCCGTCCTGGGGGCGCTGATCGCCGTCCTGGGGGGGATCCTGATCCCCGTGGGAGACTCGATCATCCGGGAGAACGTCGTCAAG GAAGCCGTCATCGAGAACGGGAGCACGGCCTACGAGAACTGGGTCTCGGCGGGGGCGCCGGTGTACCGGCAGTTCTGGCTCTTCGACGTGCAGAACCCCTCCGAGGTCGTCGAGCTCGGGGCCAAGCCCGTGGTGGCCCAGCGCGGACCGTACACGTACAG GACCCGCTACCTGCCCAAAGTGAACATCACGGCCTTCGACAACGACACCATCTCCTTCGTCCTCCCGGCCGGCGCCATATTCGAGCCGGCCCTGTCCGTCGGGCCCGAGGAAGACACCATCACCGCCCTCAACCTCGCAGTGGCC ggtGCCTATTCCCTTGTTCCCAAAGACGTCCATTTCCTCCTGAATTTGGTCATAAAGAAACACAACGCCTCGCTCTTTCAGAAAAAGACCGTGAAAGAGCTCATGTGGGGTTACTTCGACCCCATCTCGAACTCAACGGTCGGCTTGTTTTATCCG TACAACGGCACCTACGACGGGCCTTACAACGTGTTCACGGGGAAGGACGACATCGGCAAAGTGgctatgattgacaggtggagaggagagag GCAGCTTAACTTCTGGAATGACACATACTGTAACATGATTAATGGTACAG ACGCTTCTGCGTTCCCGCCGTTCCTCGACAAGAAGCCGCTGTACTTCTTCACCTCCGACATCTGCAG GTCCGTGGCAGCCGACTTCCAGAGGAGCGTGGTCCTGAAGGGGATCGAGCTCTACCGCTACACGCTGAACCCGCGGACCCTGGCCTCCCCCGCGATCAACCCAGACAACCACTGCTACTGCGGCGACCCCGAGGTGACCCGGAACTGCACCCTGGCCGGGGTCCTGGACATCAGCTCCTGCACGGGCG GGATGCCCGTCTACATCTCCCTGGCCCACTTCCTGTACGGCAGCGAGTACCTGACTCAGGACGTGCTCGGTCTGAACCCCGTCGAAGAGGAGCACTTCACCTTCCTGGATGTTGAACCC ATCACCGGGATGACAATGAGGTTTGCCAAGAGACTTCAGGTCAACATGATGTACGGGCCCTCCAAGACAATAGA TGTGCTGAAGCAGGTGAAGGACTACACCATATTCCCCCTGCTGTGGCTGAATGAG ACGGCGGCTCTGGACGACGCGACGGCCGACATGTTCAAGGGGGCGCTGACGTCGCGCGTGGAGATGCTGGAGGCGGTGCAGGTGGCGCTGCTGTCGGTGGGGACCGTGGCGTTCGTCCTCTGCGCCGTGGCCGCCTGCGTGGTCCACAGGAAGAGCCGGAGCAAGCTGGTGTGA